The Cololabis saira isolate AMF1-May2022 chromosome 5, fColSai1.1, whole genome shotgun sequence genome segment gatttttccaacttatttcaagtgaaaatttacttgaaacaggtgaaaattgtcaaatggaggctcaaatcctccatagcagaacccttccacaccgcattctcaccgacacagacacacaatcacgcaccgtttccccctccccgggggggtccagcaccgccagaaggcacccgaggctgcacggcgagccccgccaggcccgggtatcccgacccacctatcccaggccggtgagggaacgcgggtgatgtgggaccccctcccgcccctggtgttgagtgcatgtgattaatgccataaaaacagggagggggagggccaagtatcgatttgacaccgacccccccccctcccgaactacgtgtcattgtcaaatgtatttattaagtgttgaatgtgcagtgtctactttgctgttaaaaccgtgaggcggggagtgccgggccacgcgggacggtgccccccacgacccggaccccccgcccttcgcctatgtgcgtatgaatcgtgtagggggggcaagagggggagcggaggccgaagccaggaagcaggaccttACAACAACTTAATTTCTAACATCGCCAACAACTGCTACTACTACAGATGAACAGTACAACCATGTAAACACGGACCAAACTGCCTAAAAACTTCTgctattaaaatgaattattgaCAAACTACAATAGTGTCAGAGAAAATTCACATTTCCAACATTTCAACAGCTTGTCCAACAGAAGATTATTAAGAGAATCATTAAGAGGCgactgtagaggtctgaaggacctTTGTGGACAGATCAGCTGGTCTGTTTTTGTCTAAATGGTTTCATTCAAGTTAAAGATGGGTAAAGTctgaaaagtatttttttctgaGGAGAAAATGTGGTACATAACAACTTTTGAAAGCTTTGCTGATGGATATTTAAATAAACCTCACAAAGAATGTATTAATCAATAAATGAATTGGTAATTTATTAAGATTAATTTCAGAATAAGACATGTTTCTGAGGAGTTGGTAGTGACCAGCACAGAGCTTTAAGGTGCATGGGTCTTTTACATCCTATCAGTCATAACTTGACTCTGTTAAACTTTAACTGGAAACAGAGTATGAAAGAATACTCAAATAAATTTACAAAGCCATTCAAAATAGTTGCACATTTCAGAAACATGGTTTGGTGCTGATAAAGGACCGGGCTTTGAAACAGATGGTTATGAATTTAATtgtataaacagaaacaacaggAGTGGAGGGGGACTGTGGACAAAGATTTGAATTATGAGGAGGTGGAAAGTATGACAACGGCAATTAATAACTTCGTAGAATGCATAACAATTGAAATctgtaaagaataaaagaaaaacttttatATTGAGCTTACATATAGAGCACCAGGCTCAAGTATTGAAGCGTTTATGGTGGAGGAAATATGTTTTGAAATACTTTATAAAATGATTTTCATATGTGGggattataaatattatattggTAAATCTGAATAAGCATTAAATGACTGACGAATGTCTCAGCACAATGTATAGTATGAGTCTATATCCAAAAATCAGCAAACCCAGCAGAATCACATCCCACAGACCAAAGACATTGGAAACAATGCAGTGATCGAACTGTTAATCAACATTAGTGACCACCTCCCAGTTTTTACAGTCTATCacaaaaactacaaaacattccagttccagataaaacccagataaaaaaagataattatAGCTGAATTAAAAACCATGAATGCATTAAAGAACGACTTACtgtaactagggctgggcgatatggaccaaaagtcatatctcgatattttctagctgaatggcgatactcgatatatatcgatattttttctgtgccttaattggggtttcccccaaagcattatagcatagcttctctgttagcttcattttttctgaggcaaacccttaaaaaaacagtcagttttaatacaaagcctcgtgccaaatgtcacacaggtacctttattaacagaggtctgcacaatatcaaaatgtataaaacaaatgaaataaaaataaactgcctgcacatatagaataaaaatgcttcttgaataaaataaaacaaatatccctttcctgcataacaattaaattaaaatacactgtgcaattaatacaatgtagacagtaacaggcagacttttccactgaggttgacagttgtgcaaataacaaaacattagtgcaaatctcaaataaaacgttcaagtcaatttgtcaaaaaataagctatatcaaaatcataattttttttgttttttttaaataatcgatataaacgatattgtctcgtgccatattgcgtttgaaaatatatcgatatatattaaaatctcgatatatcgcccagccctaactgtaACCAAACAAAATTGGGAAATGGTATTTAAAGAACATGACATAGATAgtagtcatttttcttttttttcaaatattcacATCACTATGACAAAAACTGCTCAATGAAACAATACATCAGAAAACAAAAGTACATGGTTAGAGCATCAGGGTTGCAAAATGCTTGTAAAGAATTCACAAAACCAAAAACTAAGAAAGcagaggaaaaaatataaaaactgaaTTAACTAATATTATAGGGATATATAGGAAATAATATTTTCGTAACAAATACAGTATAAAAGGGATATGGGACATATTAAACAGTATTATTAAAAACAGTTCTAGACAACAGTCATCCTGAATATTGTATTGATAACAAcgtaaaaaaaggacaatatgGAGGAAGTTCTTGATAGTTTTCACAACGTTTTTGTAAATGTTGGACCAAACCTGGGAGAATACCTGATCCCATGTCGTCTGAAGATTGGAGTGATGTTATTACTGATAGGAATCCTAGCTCAAAAAAGAAGGAACTGATATAGACACTACTTCACAAAAACATACTGTACCTGTTTCACAACTTCCAAAATTCTCAAGgattctagaaaaaaaaaatgtaataactgaTGGATTCATGGATAAACACATACTATTTTCTGATATTCAATATGGTTTCAGATCAAACAGTTCAACATCACTGACATTAACCAAATCAATAGAGGAGCTTACAAATGCAATAGATCACAAACAGTACTCAATAGTAGTATTTATAGATCTTAAAAAAGCCTTTTCACACAATCAATCACAACATATTGGCATGGGTTGGTATGGGATGAAAACAAAAGCCCCATTTGTGAAGTTGGGACATGATTCATCGTTGTGTTTGGACATTGCCCGTAGCGTCCACCAGGGGTCAGTATTGAGTCCAAAGGTGTTTTTAAATAACATTTGGAAAGTATCAAAATTGTAAAAATTAGTCCCATTCGCAgatgaaaaatatttttcttccgGGGTGGATTTACAGGAGATACTGGAGCTTATCAGCTGTGAAATGTGCAAACTGAAAAAGTTGATTAGCAGAAATAAATTGTCATTAAACTTATGTAAAACTAAATTCATGTTGTTTTCTTATGGGGAAAAGTTACTCGTGTGCAGATACAGGTAGATGTGTGGACATTGAAAGAGTTTATGAGAATACGTTTCTTGGTGTGATAATAGATgacaaaataaactgaaactcTCCCATAAAACATGTACAAACCAAATATTGAGAAGCATTTTAATACTGAGCAAATCACTGCACTTTCTATATTGTTCACTGGTTTTACCATATCCAAATGACTGTGCAAAGGTTTGGCCCAACACACATAAATGTACACTACAATCACTATCtatactacaaaaaaaaaaccataaggATCCTTCATGAAGCTAGTTAGAGATCACATGAATTCACTCTTCCTAAAATTAAAATGAGTGAAATCCACTGATCTGGTTCATTTTCACATGGCAGGTGTCATGTGCAGAGCAAGAAATAACCAACTCCCTGGAAGTATTCAATCATATTTTTAGCAGAAAAGGGGATTCCACTTGGAGGGAGGGACTACATTTTAAATGGGGCAGATTTCACACGCCATTTTCACTTTTCCGTCTTTCAGTATGTGAAGTGACGGTGTGAAACAGATTGTGTGGAGCCCAAGCAACATTCAAGCACGATGAATTCAAAAAGCCGTACAAAAACATGGTTTTCATGAGCTACTGGGAGGAAGGAGAACTTTGACACAGCTGGCGtcacagttttttatttgtttagtttagtttatttacatTATTCATTTACCTTTATATTTGTGCATTTATATTCAAATATGCAGATAATGATGGGAATGGGGGTATTAGTGTATTACAGGCTGTAAATAAGGGTTAAGGCTGAGTAACGGACATGGGGTAGGACTTAAATAAGCATAGCTTCTTCCGACTCCTATTCTGagattgaatatatatatatatatatatatatatatatatatatatatatatatatatatatatatgtatatatcatatgTTGCTTCTCTTCTTGTATGTCTCCACATGTATTCCCACATGTCTGAAATAAATCTTCAAATCTCAAACTCAAACATTGATCATTACTGACCTCTCCCGCATTGATACCTCTGAAAAGTAAAATACCAGTACACCCCTAGGTGGCGCTATACAACACCTTTTTACATTCTGAATATCTTTAGAAATGCATTGTATGAGTttcttaaaaatcttttttcccctctgatTTCTTGGAAGATGCCCAGTCTAACTGAATGACCCACACTCATTTCCATTTGtcgttaaaaacaaaacaaatgagtTTGAAGCTGCTTGTCCTATTTTCACAAAAATGGTACAATTCATCTATAATCAAAGCTGATGAGAAGATGTTAAATCATTTTGATAGGACAACCTCAAATTACACACCAATCAAATGTGTGGGTGTGGCTCATCTGCAGGTTGTGATGTAACAATGTAAATAGTATGACCCTCTAGACATCCCTCTAGGAAGCACactacatttaatttaattcctaAACATGCAAGCTATGGTCTAGTTTCATCCATAGCTGGTGTTGCAACATGGCTGCTTTATCTTACTAAGAAActgatattaaataaataaataaaacctgagATTTGGTGTGCCTGTACAAGCTTCATATCAAGTCTAAATATGAATGGACAGAAGATCCATGACATCCCTgatagtttttgttttaaagctTCGTGGCACTTGTACCGTGCAGCTCAGCGTTGCCCAGGAAACCTACTGGAACACGCTTCGCGCATGTCAAACAACTTTAGCTGTGGCTACAGCTCTGTCGGTAAATCCGCCCTGAAGACGCTGCTGAGCATCCAGTGAACGTTGGCAGCTGAACTTCCTGTTTCAGATGGTGTTTCTGTGGTTTGTATGATGCTTTTGGCTCTCGCCGCCTTCAgctgccggcagacgtttgcAGCAGAACAAACCATAAAAGTGTTGACTtgacagtgaaataaaaaaaaattaaaaaatgagacCAATTAAAATGTCACGTACATCTGATAGTTTCATGTAATCTGCTCTAGTAAGAAATCAGGAAATAACAGAATCTGGCGACAACTAAAGAACAGCACTTTCAAACTGATCTGAGAGTACTGCTGTCTGGTGTTTGTTCATGACAGATGCAGCATGATGATgagttagggctgtgcgattaatcgattttaaatcaaaatcggatttattaatcacaatcgatgttaaaaaaaggaaaatcggaaaatcgattttccttttttgcagctgcctGCATTACAGACAATACAGAAAATTacagaaaattgtaaatgttgtcactttactaaactcaaggaggatttacagtatctttcaattgcactttcccaatagggaaatttgtttgccatttttctttaaaaataaagataaaatatttgaaacaatttattccattgtcttttgtagttttaccaaaaaaaaaatcgaaatcgaaatcgaaaatcgggttttcagagaaaaaaaaaaaaatcgggattttatttttgtccaaaatcgcccagccctatgatgagttcacaaatgaaaaatatgaacCGAAAGGCGTACGTTTTTATGTAGTCGTCTGAGCGTCCTGAACCATTTCACGTGCTGGTCTGTCTCTGAAAGAGACGCAGGAAATTCTccaccagaaccaggactgCAGGTTCTGTGATGAAGCTGTGTGAGATGTAGTAAAACTTTCAGGTAGTCGTGGTTTCCACAGGCTAAAGCATCATGAGGTGTCACTGTCCACAATCACTGAGGTTTATGGTCTTGTAAATGAAATATACATCGACTTTACGAGGTGTTGTTTGTCCTTTTTCCAGATTTTCGGCCAGTCATCCGTTTCACAAACCTACATCACGTTATGTCACTGCCCAGAGAGTTACAGTAGACAAATATCAttgttttaaagttttaaacatGAAATCGCACAGCCAGGTAGTTGTATTTACTCCGTATTATTCCAACTGAGTGTTTCCAGTGTTGCGGTGCTGGTCCAGGCTGCGTAAAGGCTCCAGCAGCAGAACATCAGTGGAAGAAGCTGTGAATCTGCTGAGCGCCGGCCTGGCCCACGACGCGCTCCAGCTCTGCAGGAGACGCAGCGCAGAGCTGCTGGATGCTGGGGAAGCTCTGCAGCAGCGCCAAAGCTTTGACCCGGCCCACTCCGGGGATCTGCTGGACCAGGGCCAGGACCAGCGGGTCCAGGAGCCGACAAGAGCTCCGTCTTCTGAAAGGGTTCTCCCTGGTCTCCCCGTTAACCTGCAGACAATCAGAGAgatttgtgttttcagtttacACACGAGTGcctgatgtaaaaaaaataaaataaaaaacaatgttcATCTTAGCCTCTCTAGAATTAAACTAATAACAATCGGCTGTTTTAAATTAGAGAAGAGGTGAAACATCTATCAGTATCAGACAGTTCTCACCACTGGCCTGCGGctatcgatttcccaattctaaatcgattctcatattaattcctaaaaatcatttaattttattttttttttggggggggggggggggttctttttttttttcttcttttatttatttatgtatttttttttccatcattacattacaacttttggttatttttttgtttatccccaaaaaaggaatgttttgttggacatgagaataactggtgccatgattttgcctttaaatatgtttaaaggtatgaaaacattaaagtgttaggttataattgcataaattgtctatatttcattactttatatactgtcttggggttacattttcaaaaaatgctaaaaaccaaatgctcaaaaattaaaaacccaaatagaccgaaaatggaacaagtaaaaacggaatgtgggaaaaaataaaaccgatttcctctgtctctgtttcctccttggatctgtttggtaattctgacccacgatgtttctgaaagcagttctatcagcattctgggagctgattggtccttacagcatcattagctgcaatacttgctgtttaatctcaatataatactagtagtaatattgtgcataactacacagtcatataattcatgcaacagctcaaaaaacagttgtaataacactaacccaaatcaatatcggaatctaatcggatcaaatcaaatcttgatcgatccccagccctacctgCCGCATACATTCTTTAAGAaaccttttcttccttttctcaaCTTTCCTTTCTACAATTCATCCTCCATGCATGCATgcttaatccatccatccatggttAATCCAGTGCAGGGTCATGGGGTCtactgtagcccatcccagcacAGAGAGAGGTTACTGTACTGTCTGCAGACGACCATGTCCTCCAAAATCATCTGGAGAAAACTGTTATAAGCAGTTACACCAAAGAGCTGTCCGccacacaaaataaaacctgTTTCCATGGCGATTAGACAGACTGAAGCTGTTGGAAGAAGCTCCTTTACTTTATTCCACGTTGACATTTGCCTGTTCTGTCAATCATCTGAGTACTGACTCAGTTAAATGGAAGCAGAAGCCATGAACTTGCCTCCGCTGGCATTTCTTGACAGTAGTTTTTGCAAGATCCAGTAATTTAAGACTTGTAACAAGTTGGAAGTGACCGGGCAAGTATCAGAAAGGCCGGTAGAAAagagttctttttttaaatgtattttattttttatttaactccCCTTTTACCAGGAAGGTCACGTTGAGATCACAGATCTCGTTTTCAAGGGAGCCCTGGCcaagaagcagcaacagcacatCCCACGGAGATGAGACAATCACAAGCAAAATCAgtttcaataaaaacaaacataacacAAACTAAGATTTCAACAGTCAATGAAACGCAACTAAAAGCAATGACAAGCGTTTATAGACTTAAAATGCTTTGGTTTTTCAGCAGggaatttattttgaaatagtTTGATTCCCCCAAATGTCTGTCATCCCTTTATAAATAAACTAGTCTAAAATTGACAGAGTAACTCTGCACCTTGGGTCAATGCCTCAGCGAACCTCCACGTAAACCTCCATGTTAAccgaatacatttaaaatactcaccATCTGAGTAATGAGCTGCGAGGCCTCCGTCTGCCCGCCGACGGGCAGCAGAGACAGACCCAGATCAAACACCACGAACTTCTGCACGCCAGAGAAGTACTGCTCGCTGAGTCCAGTCCTCTCCACCAACACGGCCTCCTGGAAACTGCTGCCGGCCTCCAATGAGATGATACACGCTTCCGTCAGACGTACCAACACGCAGGGACACGGAAGTTTGTCGGTAACTTACATTTCGGTAGCGCACCAGCTTCCTCTTGTAGCTGCTTCCTGCTACGATATCACTCTCAGACAAGTACAGGATGCTGCTTTTGTTGGGAAGGTGGAAATCAGCAACTCCCAGTTGGTTCTCATAGACGATTTTCACGCCTCCACCTGCAGAACAAGAGTTGCTTATTAAACTAACATTCAAATCTTTCATGATGTTCAATTTCGGTTTGTTATGGCACACTTAAGTTTGCAACCGACAAAAAGTTTTTGATTTGTTAATCATATATtaactttttgaaaaaaaaacaacaaaaaaaaacgagaaattga includes the following:
- the faap24 gene encoding Fanconi anemia core complex-associated protein 24; protein product: MSLAASVNFVPPHGHVICSERWRNSSLIQGLRGGGVKIVYENQLGVADFHLPNKSSILYLSESDIVAGSSYKRKLVRYRNAGSSFQEAVLVERTGLSEQYFSGVQKFVVFDLGLSLLPVGGQTEASQLITQMVNGETRENPFRRRSSCRLLDPLVLALVQQIPGVGRVKALALLQSFPSIQQLCAASPAELERVVGQAGAQQIHSFFH